GATCGCCCCGTTGCCCTCGTGGGCAAGCTGGGCGTCGATTGTCAGCTTGACTCGACCTTCTCGTAGCCCCCGGATCTCGAAGTACTTCTTCAGAGAATCCGACGACTCGAACCCATCTTTGAAGAAGACTTCACCAGGCCGTTCCAACGCCGAGAGCTGCTCCGCGTTTGTCCGAGTCTCTGCCGTCACCCGTGTCGGATATGGAGGGTCGGCTCCCTCCGCAGCAATGGCGTTGCCGCCAACCAAGGCCACGACCACCGCCGTCCACATTGCAGAAATCCGTCTCGTCATTGGTTTGCGCCTTTCTCTGTTTCTTCCTGAGCCCAATCGTAACGCCATCCCCGCGCCGCAACTTCCATTTCAACATCGTCAAGCTGCACCGCTGCAGACTGGTCTGCGAAGTTCTCGACGACCCAACTCCCATCGGCGAATAAGTACAGCGACACACGGTTCGGGGCTTTGAAGGTACGTCCCAACGGTTTCAGAAGCGACTGTCGGATAGCGTCCAGATCGGCCTGCGGCAGCTCTAGGAGGGATTTTGGATCGCCCCCCAACGGCAAGACTTGGACGTTGGGAACTTCAAGTAGCACGTTCCCGTCGAGCCGCTGCGCCAGACCATCCGTGACGAGAATGGGGACTCCGCGGGCGATCAGCGTTGACAGCTTCTCCGACAGATTCGGATCTTTCAGGGCGTGTACCGAGAAGAAAGCTGCCTGGGCATCATCTGGAAACTCGTGGCATGGCACCAACGGCAACCCCATCATGCCCACGAAATCGAACACCCGCGACTCCTTATCGGGGTGGCTGTTGGGCGGTTTGTAGGCGGCAACGCCGATTACCTGCCGCTCGCCCACTTCTTCGGCGACTTGCAGTAGCTCTGAGACATTTGACCGGAGGGTTTGTACGTTCGCCGGGCCTGTATCCTTCAACAAGGCCCCGTAGCAGAACAGCATCGACTCCTTTGCCCCGGCCAGCACCGTCTGCCGAGCTTGTTCAATGTATGTCTTCTCCGTCGTGCCTAAGGGGTCGAACCATCCCCCACCACACTTCTCGCCGCCGATCCCGCCAAGCCACCGCATGATGAAATAGGCTTCGTACTGCGGCGTTCCGCCCCAACGGGCATCTTCGTAGTCGCGTGTCTCCGTACCGACCCAGATGCGGTCAAAGTCTTCTGTCTCACGATCGACTTCGTAACCTCGCTCATGGAACCGATCGTACCACTGGGGATACTTGATGATCAGTGTGGCCTTCGGATTGATACGCTTCGCTACCGCCAACACCTGTTTCCGTGACAGTTGAACCATCAGTTCGCAGCGGTAATCCTCCCAAGTGTCGCCCGTGACGGGATATGTCTTGTCGCCGATCGTCACTGTCTTGGACTTGCGGGCGGTGTCGCACTCGCCGCATTGGCAGTCTGTAAACCAGAAGTCGTCGATCATAATCTCATCGAACAACTCTGCTGTGTACTCGAAGATTTCCCGTAGGTGATCTTGGGTCCCAGAGTTCGTGTAGCAGGAGATAATTTCCCAGCCTGTTGACTTCTTACCGACGATCGTTGGAGTCACGCATCCGGAAACGTCGAACCCGGCAGCTAGAAATCGTTCCTTGGCGTCGCGCAGTGTCTCACGCGGCGCGAGATAGTTGCTGCGGAATGTCTCGATGTATACCTTCGTCACACCCGTGTCCTTGCACCAGGCGATCGCGGCTTCGATCCCGTCGTCCGTGCCTAGGAGGTCCCTAACCTGCTGTGCCGTGATGAGCGTGGAGAAACGATGGATGCTCTGTTTCGCCTTGGCCAACTGCCACAGGCTCCCTTTGTCGCCGTCAACTTCGCCCGTCGCGTAAAGGTAGTACGTGCCGTCGTGTTCGATCACCGCGGGATCAGCCAGGGTGTCGTCAATGATCGGGTTGCTGTAGGGCTCCGTAGCGTTGACGAGCAAGGGAGCCACAGCGAACACCGTGGCCAACAGTAGCGTGCGGAGGGATGGCATGCCTGGGGTCCTTGAATCATGTGCGGGTTGCGGTCAGTTGATACTGAGGACGAAACGTCGGTAACTTGTCAGCGGAGGATCGCCATCGTCAGTAATCTCCAGAATAACATGGATGGTCTTGCCAGCAGAGTCCAGCGGCACGTGAAGGGTGGCAATGGGCTGGTCTGCGGCCTCGATCTCCACAGGGCCATCCCCGCGTCCGAAGTCTGTTCGCTAGCAGGATCCACTCGCCGAAGTTGGTTGGAAACTCGAGTCAGGACACCTGGGTCGGATGAGATTCCGGATAGAATGGCACACTAGAGTCGGTCAATTGCTGGTTTTGCAGTTGAGATCAGTTTTTGGATAGGACGCGACCGGCTGCCAAGCTGACGAAATGCTTTTCAATTCAACCTCCATTTCCCGCGCGATACAAAAACTATGAGACTCGTATAATACCTCTTCTGCGTGACGAAACGCGTATCGTCACGACTGAAGTCTGCCACTTCATTAGCGAGTAGGGTGGCGTGAGTTCTTGGAAGACTGACTTGATAGCCGGTTTGAACAGGGAATTACCTTCAGTGATCGGTGCGTTGTCTTGGGGACGAAAAGGAAAAAGGCCTATGCAGGAACGCGATCCGCGATTCAGCAGACTCGGTGCGAGCACCGCAAAGAGGCTTGGCTTGCCGCGCCAATTCAAGCAGCCAGCCGACTATACGATTTCACGTGCCCACCCAGACGATCTTTACAAACCACGTCTTCCTTACGGAACTTAACCGTTGCCAACGGATCACCATCACGCACCGGAGGCAAATGGCCCCGGGCACTGTGACAACGCTCGGTGTTGTTCCAGATGGCCGTTTCTTTCAGTAGATGATCGAGGTGCGCGTTGGATACAACGCAAAATGCGTTGAGTACCTCGTGCTTGATCGTCTGGATGACTCTCTCGATGTGAGCCTGCGGGTTCGGTGGGCGAATTGGGGTCTTCTTGATCTTGCAATTTGCTGACTTGAAAACGCCATCAAACGAATCGGTGTACTTCTTATCGCGATCGCGCATCATGTACGTGCACTCCAATCCCTCGTCTTCCATCCGCATGCTGAAGTTCCGAGCTTGCTACAACGGAGTTGTGTACAGGGAGGCAGGAAGCAAAAAAATGAAGCAGGTTTTCATCTCGCTGTTCCCTCCGTCGTCTGCCATGCCAGAGAGGCTCCTGATTGTTGGATTATCTTGCAAACGGAGGTCATTGGACATTCCGTTCGTCGGACTCGATCAGGCCATCACGCAATCGAATCACCCGTTTTGCGCGGGCAGAAACTTCATCTTCATGCGTGATCATGACGATCGTCTTACCGCTTTCATTAAGCTTCTCGAAAAGGTCCAGGACTTCTTCCGTTGTTTTGGAATCCAGGTTTCCAGTCGCTTCGTCAGCCAAAACAAAGTAGGGGTCGTTAACGAGACTCCTAGCGATCGCCACTCGCTGTTGCTGACCCCCGGATAATTCAGTTGGTTTGTGAAACAACCGGTCACCCAGGCCAACCTGATGAGCAAGCTCGCGGCATTTTGTGTTCGCGTCCTTGCCGATCAAACCCTGGTATTGCAGCGGCACCTTAATATTATCCAACACGTTGAGCTGCTGCAGAAGATTGTAAGATTGAAAGACGAACCCGATTCGCCGACCACGGATTTTCGACAGCTGATAGTCACTGATGGTTGACACATCATCGCCGGCGAGTAGGTATTTGCCGCTCGTCGGTCGATCGAGGCATCCGAGCACATTGAGCAACGTGCTTTTCCCCGATCCTGATGGTCCCATGATCGCGATGTATTCACCTTGGAGCACATTGAACGAAACGCCTCGCAACGCGTGGACGGTTTCTCCCTTGAGAAAATACGTTCGATAGATGTCCTCCACTCGAAACGCATAGTCGCTTGCTGGGCGGCGATTGGCCTGGTCACTGGTTGGATCAGCAATGCTTGTCATGAGCCTTCAACCCGCCGAGATAAAATAGAAATGTCGAGTGCCGATGTCAGTCCAAAGCTTTGGAGAAACCAGGCCATGATCATCGACACCCGACCACGTAGACCCAACAGTGTCCGTGATCGTGGACAGTCGATTTCCCAAATACAACGAAATTCCATCATTCATGGCGCAGGGCTTCAATCGGATCGAGGTAGGCTGCTTTCCTGGCCGGATAGACGCCAAACAGAACCCCAACTCCCAGCGAAATGCCGAGCGACAGAACGACGGACCACATCGCAATCCGAGGCTCAAGCGAGTTGACGATTGGCGGCAGTGACTCGGGCGAAATGGTCATGATGACTCGCTTGATCAGCCGAAACACTGGGCCAACAGACAATCCGAACAAGACACCCGCGATTCCTCCGCTGGCCGTTAGCACGACGGTTTCGATCAAGAACTGACCGATAATGTCGCTTCGCGTTGCACCGAGTGCTCGGCGAACACCAATTTCGCGAGTTCGTTCCGTGACGGTTGCCAGCATGATGTTCATGATGCCGATCCCGCCGACCAACAGTGAGATGCCGGCGATCACGACCAACAGCACGTTGAACATGGTGCGGGTGCGCTCGGCTTGCCGTAGCAATTCTCGAGGGACGACGACGGCATAGTCTTGTTTCTCGTGGTATTTCCGGAGCAGTGTTTCGATGATTTGTGCGGTCTCGTCAACTTCCTCGATATGGTTTACTTCGACCGTGATCTGACTCAGTTCGACATTCTCTCCGGTGAAGTTGAACCCCAGACCGCCCCCGACGCGTTTCATCACAAGATCACCGACGCGCTGGCGGAGTGTTTGAAGTGGGATATAAGCGTCCAAGTTGTAATCACGCGAGTCGAGACTGCCGCCGATCGCTGCCGATGCGGTGCGGTCCTTCGTTTGGCCGATGACGGTATAGAACTCGCTGCCGACCCAGATGGCGCGGCCGATTGGGTTCTCGAACGGAAACAATCGCTTGGCTGTTTCGTCGGCCAATACAATGACTTTCTTGCCTCGATCGCGTGGGGACAGCCAGCGACCGCGGGCAATTTGTAGTCGGTTCAGTTCCAAATAATCCTCGGAACATCCAACCAGTTTCGCGTCGGCGGATCGATCATCAAGCCGAAGTTCAAATTTCAGTTCGCGCATTGGAATCGTTCGGCGAATGTTTGGAATGTTCTCGACGATCCGCTGATAGTCAGATCGCAATAAGCCGTAGGTTTTGACTCGACTATTCGCGTCTTCGTCGCCGCTATCGTTTGGTTGGACGGTGCGAACGATGATGTTTTTGGCACCCAATTCAAGAATCTGTTGCTGGGCGCGATAGCTGACCCCTTCGCCCATCGCAACGAGCCAGATGACCGTCGAAGTGCCGATAAAGATTCCTAGCGCGGCCAATCCCGCTCGAAGCTTTTGGACGAGCAGACTCTTGATGCCAAGGTCAACGGTCTGAAAGAACTGCGAAATCAAGTGGACAAGCCCCCATTTGGATTCCCCACTGGCGTTTCACCATCAGATTCCTCAACGACTGGAGCTTCGTATGCATACGGGTTCAACAGCACTTCGTCACCCTCTTGCAATCCCTGCGTGACGATGGTGAAGACATCGTTGCTGTCGCCTGCTTTGATTTCACGACGCACAGGGCCTTCGGGGGTCTGCATCCAACAGTAGCTCCGATCATTTTGCTCAGCGATCGAAGCAACGGGAATCAGCAAGACGCTCTCGTACCGAGCAACCTCGATTTGAGCTTCGGCACTCGTGCCGGGCCGGAGCCCATCGACCGGCGGTAGGGAAACGATGGTGTCGTAACGCACTTGATTGCCGGTCCACCAGCCCGCAGGTTTAGTGATCGACGCGACTTCGGTGACAACTCCTTGCAGCGTTCGCGTCGGGAGTTCGACAGTGGCTGATTGTCCCGATTTGACTCGCTTGACAGCTGACTCATGAACGCCCACTTTGACCTGCATCTGATTCAATTCCGGCATCAGCAACAAAACTTGATTCTGGTGGACATTCGTGCCTTCGGCGATCGGTGCTGTCTCCCACTGGGCAGCATCGGGGTGGATTACCAAGCCACTGCGTGGTGCTTTGACGACACAGTACTGCAACTCTTCGACCGCGCGGTCTCGGCGAGAATTGTCCGCCATGACACGTTCAACGTTGGCTTTGTGAGTTGCTTCGACGGACGCCAATTCTCCCTTGAGGGTTTGCAGTTGTTCCTTGTGCGTGAAGTTCTTAAGCACTTCCAATTGGGTTTGTTTCAATTGCACATGCAGCACTGCCTGTTTGACGGCAAACTGTATCTCTTCGACCTCCAGTTCGCTCAGGTAGCCGCTATCCGCCATGACACCGATATGTCTTATCCTTTCGCGGGCATTTTGCAGAGCTGCTCTTGCGATTGCGACGTCCTTCTCGAGGGTCAGCAATTCTGACTGAAATCTTCCCTGGTCGTATTCTTCGACGGCGATGCGAGCTCGTGCCACTCGAGCAGCAGAATCATCCGCAGCGGATTGCGACCAGTTCGAATACTTGGTCCTCTCGTCGACTTGCTCTTGGATAAACAAGGCGTCTAAGCGAACGAGTACATCACCTTCGTCCACAATAGTTCCGCTGTCGACGATCCACAGCACCGCGTTGTATCCGCGAACCTTTGATTTGATCTCCAGGTTCTCCGCGCTTTCGAGCGTCCCTTGCTGCGTGACCGTGACCAACAAGTTACCGCGCGAGACGACATGCGTCATGGCATTGCGAACTTCGTCCTTGCGAAAGCGTCCAGCCAAAGCGACCGCAGCCAAGCACAACCCACCCAGCATCGCTACTGTGGCAGCGATTTTAACAAATATCGTGAGCTTTGATGAATTCGATTCAACATTCATTGCTCCCCTCTCCCTGCTTTGAGGTCGTGCAGTTTTTAAGTCGTGACTGCTGAAGTGTTTAGGTATCCAACCACCCCTGCCCACGCAGAGGTCGTGCAGTTTTTAAGTTGTTGTTCAGAAGTGAGTTACACGATGAACCCCTGCCCGCGCAGCGGGAGGGGTCGAGCGCAGCGAGGGGGAGGGACGGCCTGAAGTGCGGTTGCGACAAACCCTCTCCCTCGCTTCGCTCGACCTCTCCCAGAGGGAGAAGTGCTTCATACACGTAAATGCCTGGAATCAAACAACTTAAAAACTGCACGACCTCCTTCGGGGAGAGGGGAGCCAGTATGGCATTGAATGCGGCACACATCGGGCGGAGGATACCAGTGTGAAGTTAAGTAGGTTAAATTTCATCATGTTGCTACAGGATTGAGTCCTCATTCTCGATTATTCTGGCGGCTTCCTCTTGCGCTTCGGGGACATTGGCGAGCGGATCGAGAATGACTTGTTCGCCCGTGTTCACACCGTCACGAACCCATAAGAACATATTGCTGCTGTCGCCAACGTCGAGCGAACGCCGCTGCGCACCGAAGCCTTGTTGGACCCAGCACGCAAATCCGTTCTGAGTCTCAATGCACGCCGCTACGGGAACGACGACCACATCTTCGTGCTTGGCCATCACGATTTCGACTTCGGCGCTCATTCCCGGCCGCATTCCGACTTTGGATGGCAGCGAGACGATCGCATCATATTTGACGACGTTCCCCGTCCACCAAGAGGCCGGTTTCGCCACCGATGCGACAAAGGTGACCTCCGCCGGAATCGATTCGCGATTCAAGGTAACGTTGGCCGTCATGCCTGCCTGGATGCGTTTGACGACCGATTCGTGAACTCCGACTTTCACCTGCATCTGAGCCAAGTCAGGCATCAACAGCAGCGTTTGATCCTTGCGAACCGTCGCTCCCTCTTCGATCTCCGGAGTGTCCTTCCACTCTTCTCCAGTTGGATAAATGACCAGTCCCGCACGCTCGGCACGAATAGTACAGAACGCCAATTCTTCTTGGGCACGCTCCAATCGCTTCTTGTCCGCCAGGGCTGTTTCGACGTTCGCTTTGTGAGTCGCTTCGGCAGCACTTAATTCGCCTTGGAGCCGGATCAATTCTTCCTTCTTTGTGAAATTCTTGAGAACGTCGATTTGCGTTTTGCTCAACTTGGCGGTCAATTCGGCTTGAGAGAGCGTGAACTCTTTCTCCTCCAGATCTAAGTCGCTGGCGTACTCGCTGCGAGATAGCATTTCCGAGTGTTGCAAACGATTCTTTGCGTTCAGCAATCTGGATTCCGCGACGGCAAGGTTCTTTTGCAAAGCCGCCAGCTCCGAAACGAATCGCCCCTCGGAGTATTCGAGTACTGCAATCTTGGCTCGCTCGACGTCCGCGCCCGATCTGGCAACCTGCGACTCCGCCAAGTGAAAGAACTTCGTGCGGTTGCTGATCTCTTCTTCGATGGCGAGGGTGTCGAGCTGCACCAGAAGCTCACCGGCTTTCGCCTCGGTTCCGCTTTCGACCACAAAGGTAACGGTGTTGTTGCCACGAACACGGCATTTGATTTCGGTGTTGTTGGAACTTTCTAAAGTCCCCAATTCTGTCACGGCAACCGTCAAATCCCCACGCATTGTGGTGTGTAGAAAGCTCGGGTCGACCGTCGTCACCTGTTGGGTCCTAGGCAACAATGCGGCGGCCGTAGCTCCCAACGACGCAACGAGCAGCAACAGCAAACCGGCGATCTTCATGAACCGGTCTCCTGTACTTCAGTCGTCTCTCTGTCTTGACTCTCATCATTGCTGGTCGTCGGATGCTGAGCCGTTTTAGCTTGCCGCTTCGAGAGTGTTGTTCGAGCGTCTTCTTCGGCCTCGCTGATCAACGCCGTGGGATTCAAAATGACCTCGTCACCTTCCTTCAGCCCCGCGACGATCTCAATAAAGACGTCGTTGCTGTCGCCCAGTTCGATCAATCGCTTCTGTGGACCAGATTCAGACTTCACCCAGCAGAAAGTTCCGTCTTCCGTCTCGACGACAGCCGCGACCGGAATCGTCAGCACGTCTTCGTGAACCGCCAGGATGATGTCGACCTCCGCACTCATGCCAGGCTTGAGGCCCTCGTCGTCAGGCAATTCGATGATCGTGTCATACTTGACCACATTGCCGGTCCACCATCCGGCGGGCCGCGTGACGGTGGCGACTTCCGAGACGGTTGCCTGCAGAGTTCGATCTGGCAAGGTCACGACGGCTTTCAGTCCAGGGCGAACACGTTCGATGACGGATTCATGCACTCCTAGTTTGACCTGCATCTGGGTCAGGTCGGGCATCAGCAACAGGACTTGATCCTTCCGCACCGACGCACCCTCGGTAATGTCCGGAGTGGATTTCCATGACGCGGCGGACGGGTAGATCACCAGCCCACTTTTTTCGGCCCGGATCACACAGTCTTCGAGCTCCTGTGCGGCACGGTCGCGTCGTTTGATCTCCATCGCAAGTCCAGCCTGGTCGGCGGCGAGCTTTGATTCGCTTGCGGTCTTGTTGCCACTGAGCGTTTCAAGCTGCATCTTACGAGTGAACTCTTTCAAGACCTTGATCTCGGTCTCTTTGACCTTCAACTCCAACTCAGCCTGAGTCACCGTGAACGCGTCGCCTTCGACTTGCAGCTGCGTCACGTAGCCTTGTCGGAAAAGCGACTCGGAACGCTGGTACATCTTGCGAGCGGTTTGAAGATTTCGCTTGTGCGCCGCGAGATCTTTTTCGAGGGCTTGCAACTGCGAACGAAACCTGCCTTTCTCGTAGGCTTCGATGGAAATCTCCGCCTTTTCCACGTTGGCTTGCGACTGGGCCAAGGTGGCTTCAGCGATGAATGTATTCGTCTTGGTCAGACTGTGCTGCTCTTCGATGACCTTGGTATCCAGACGCACCAACTCCTGGCCGACTTCGACGACGGTGCCCGCCGGTACGACGTAGGTTACCAGAGAGAAGCCACGAACTTTGCACTTGATTTCGGTGTTGTTGGAGCTTTCGAGCGTACCTTGCTCGGTCACCGATACGGTCAACTTCCCACGCGAGATTGTGTGGGAAAGCAGCGGCATGCTGTCTGCGGTCACACCCGGCGAAAACCCAACTGCAGCGGCACCCCCAACGATCGCAAGCACACCAACAATGAGGAAGATCCGCACAAACAATCGCTCGGCAGATTTCGGGGTTGCTGTGGCTGGAACGTCTGGTATTGGCAAGGCAGGGTCGGGCATGAAATCGGCGGGATTGGCAGTGGACGAGGTAACGAGTCCAGCTCCGAAAGGGCTCGTTGCCTTGTCCACTGGTGATTGGAGGTTGGCAAGGTCTCGAGAAAACCGAGGGATTCCATTCTAGTAAACAAACCCACACGGTGATTCGATCGTGGACACCAATCTACTGTTTTTTTTCGAAACCCGCTATCTTTTCAGCCAATCTCACAAACGGATGAAGCTTCGTTTCAAACTCCGAAGCCTCCTCGGTTCCTCGCTCCGAGACGGCCACCGGTCCGCTCC
This sequence is a window from Novipirellula artificiosorum. Protein-coding genes within it:
- a CDS encoding ABC transporter permease — encoded protein: MISQFFQTVDLGIKSLLVQKLRAGLAALGIFIGTSTVIWLVAMGEGVSYRAQQQILELGAKNIIVRTVQPNDSGDEDANSRVKTYGLLRSDYQRIVENIPNIRRTIPMRELKFELRLDDRSADAKLVGCSEDYLELNRLQIARGRWLSPRDRGKKVIVLADETAKRLFPFENPIGRAIWVGSEFYTVIGQTKDRTASAAIGGSLDSRDYNLDAYIPLQTLRQRVGDLVMKRVGGGLGFNFTGENVELSQITVEVNHIEEVDETAQIIETLLRKYHEKQDYAVVVPRELLRQAERTRTMFNVLLVVIAGISLLVGGIGIMNIMLATVTERTREIGVRRALGATRSDIIGQFLIETVVLTASGGIAGVLFGLSVGPVFRLIKRVIMTISPESLPPIVNSLEPRIAMWSVVLSLGISLGVGVLFGVYPARKAAYLDPIEALRHE
- a CDS encoding ABC transporter ATP-binding protein, which produces MTSIADPTSDQANRRPASDYAFRVEDIYRTYFLKGETVHALRGVSFNVLQGEYIAIMGPSGSGKSTLLNVLGCLDRPTSGKYLLAGDDVSTISDYQLSKIRGRRIGFVFQSYNLLQQLNVLDNIKVPLQYQGLIGKDANTKCRELAHQVGLGDRLFHKPTELSGGQQQRVAIARSLVNDPYFVLADEATGNLDSKTTEEVLDLFEKLNESGKTIVMITHEDEVSARAKRVIRLRDGLIESDERNVQ
- a CDS encoding efflux RND transporter periplasmic adaptor subunit, whose translation is MPDPALPIPDVPATATPKSAERLFVRIFLIVGVLAIVGGAAAVGFSPGVTADSMPLLSHTISRGKLTVSVTEQGTLESSNNTEIKCKVRGFSLVTYVVPAGTVVEVGQELVRLDTKVIEEQHSLTKTNTFIAEATLAQSQANVEKAEISIEAYEKGRFRSQLQALEKDLAAHKRNLQTARKMYQRSESLFRQGYVTQLQVEGDAFTVTQAELELKVKETEIKVLKEFTRKMQLETLSGNKTASESKLAADQAGLAMEIKRRDRAAQELEDCVIRAEKSGLVIYPSAASWKSTPDITEGASVRKDQVLLLMPDLTQMQVKLGVHESVIERVRPGLKAVVTLPDRTLQATVSEVATVTRPAGWWTGNVVKYDTIIELPDDEGLKPGMSAEVDIILAVHEDVLTIPVAAVVETEDGTFCWVKSESGPQKRLIELGDSNDVFIEIVAGLKEGDEVILNPTALISEAEEDARTTLSKRQAKTAQHPTTSNDESQDRETTEVQETGS
- a CDS encoding efflux RND transporter periplasmic adaptor subunit, coding for MNVESNSSKLTIFVKIAATVAMLGGLCLAAVALAGRFRKDEVRNAMTHVVSRGNLLVTVTQQGTLESAENLEIKSKVRGYNAVLWIVDSGTIVDEGDVLVRLDALFIQEQVDERTKYSNWSQSAADDSAARVARARIAVEEYDQGRFQSELLTLEKDVAIARAALQNARERIRHIGVMADSGYLSELEVEEIQFAVKQAVLHVQLKQTQLEVLKNFTHKEQLQTLKGELASVEATHKANVERVMADNSRRDRAVEELQYCVVKAPRSGLVIHPDAAQWETAPIAEGTNVHQNQVLLLMPELNQMQVKVGVHESAVKRVKSGQSATVELPTRTLQGVVTEVASITKPAGWWTGNQVRYDTIVSLPPVDGLRPGTSAEAQIEVARYESVLLIPVASIAEQNDRSYCWMQTPEGPVRREIKAGDSNDVFTIVTQGLQEGDEVLLNPYAYEAPVVEESDGETPVGNPNGGLST
- a CDS encoding efflux RND transporter periplasmic adaptor subunit, which produces MKIAGLLLLLVASLGATAAALLPRTQQVTTVDPSFLHTTMRGDLTVAVTELGTLESSNNTEIKCRVRGNNTVTFVVESGTEAKAGELLVQLDTLAIEEEISNRTKFFHLAESQVARSGADVERAKIAVLEYSEGRFVSELAALQKNLAVAESRLLNAKNRLQHSEMLSRSEYASDLDLEEKEFTLSQAELTAKLSKTQIDVLKNFTKKEELIRLQGELSAAEATHKANVETALADKKRLERAQEELAFCTIRAERAGLVIYPTGEEWKDTPEIEEGATVRKDQTLLLMPDLAQMQVKVGVHESVVKRIQAGMTANVTLNRESIPAEVTFVASVAKPASWWTGNVVKYDAIVSLPSKVGMRPGMSAEVEIVMAKHEDVVVVPVAACIETQNGFACWVQQGFGAQRRSLDVGDSSNMFLWVRDGVNTGEQVILDPLANVPEAQEEAARIIENEDSIL
- a CDS encoding integrase core domain-containing protein; the protein is MRMEDEGLECTYMMRDRDKKYTDSFDGVFKSANCKIKKTPIRPPNPQAHIERVIQTIKHEVLNAFCVVSNAHLDHLLKETAIWNNTERCHSARGHLPPVRDGDPLATVKFRKEDVVCKDRLGGHVKSYSRLAA